CCGGTGACGCAGCCAATGCCTGTACAGCCTGGGGATCCAGTACGTGGAATAAATAAGGGGATATTATGAATAAAAAAGGATTTACGTTGGTTGAAGTGTTGGTGGTAGTAGTCATTATTGGTATTTTGTCGGCGGTTGCTTTACCGCAATACCGTAAAGTGATGGAAAAAGCTAGTTTTACCAAGGCAGAAGTGATGGCTAAGTCTTTGTATGACTCCTGCGAGCGTATGGTAGCGGAGTGGGGCGTAGAAGAGTGGGGGGATATTAATTCTTCCGCACGTAAATTAGCCCGCTTGGATATTGGCGAAAATAGTTTATTACCTAATGGTTTCAGTATATCCGGGGAAACTATTACCGGGGCCGGATTTATCTACACATTGCGCAATTCCGGAGCTTGTTACGTAACCATTACTAAGCCATCCGGAGATGCCTATGCCGGGGTTTCCGTTGGATATAACGGGGCCAGTTTTTCTTGCAGTGGCAATGCAACAGCTTGCAATGTCTATGGTTTGGACTAAGGAGTATATATGAAAAATAATAAAAATGGTTTTACTCTCATTGAGATTCTGGTAGCTGTTTTAATTATGATTATTTTGGTCACAATGGCGGTGCCAATGTATGAGAAGGCTATTGAAAAATCCCGTGTGGCGGAAGTAAGTACCACTTTGAAAAAGATTGGGGATTCCAAGTTGCGGATTATGGATCAGATGAACTTAGCTAATTTTCATGGGGGTGCCAGTAATGATTTCAACATGAAATCTCTGGACGTAGAAATGCCTACTAGTAATGAATTTACCTATTCGTTGTATCCGGAGAGTTATCCCAATGCTGTTTGCGCGGTGCGGGCAAAAGGAGAATATCAGGGCACTGTCTTTTTGTACTTAGGGGATGCTGCCGCGGACTATTGTGATTGTTCTACTTCGCACAGTAGCGGTAGCGTGTGCCATGAATATTGCTTGCGCAGTACGAAAGTGTTTTGCGGCGGTACACACTGTGAAGAATATGGTATGGATAATTTCTCAGTCGGAACGTGTAATACAAGCAATTAATAGGAATTTTTATTGCCCGCAAGACAATTTTTCAGATAGATATCTTGCAGTAAATCATACATCGGCGCCGGAGCTATTTCCGGTGCCGATTTTCCTTCGTAAGTTTGGCAAACATTAGCTTTGTACTTTAATAACAGTTGTACGATTGCCGGACTTTGCAATTCCGTAACAGCATAATAAAGCGCATCGGTTTTCCATTGAGTCTGCAAATTGGGGTTGGCTCCTCTTTTCAGTAAATATTTTATGAGGGTTTCCCGGTCTTTTTCTGTTTTGAAATCGGCCAGTATTGCCATGATAAGAGCGGTGGTTTTTGTGTCTGTGAGATGATTGATGTCCGCGCCGGCTCGTATTAAGCGGGCTGCTGATTCCGCATGTCCATCTCGCACGGCAATAAACAAGGGCGTCCATTGGCGGCTGTTTTCTATGTTTACATCCAATCTTTGATTGATTAAATAAGAGATTAATTTTTCATTACCGCTAGAAGCGGCGGCTTGTAACGGATCAAAATCCATATTTTCGTAATGGCGAGCCGGGTCATTAAAATAAAGCACATAGTTCAGAGGGGCTCCCTCTTCCAAAAGATTTTTTACGCCGATTAAATCGCCCTCGTAGGCGGCAGCAATAAGTTCTTCTCCCAATTGGGCCTGATGGGCTTTGCGGTAGCCGATGGCTAATATAGACACCAAAATGATTAAAAGAAAAATAATTAATTTCTTCATGTGTCTATTGTAGCAAAATGTAAAAGTTGATTTCTGGGGTTTTTTCAGCTATACTACAAAGAAGTACCCTTTTTGATAATAAGGAGGAATTATGAACAAGAAAGCCTTTACGTTGATTGAATTATTGGTAGTAGTGTTAATTATTGGTATTTTGTCAGCCATTGCTTTGCCACAGTACAATAAGGCTGTGCAAAAAGCACGCACGGCACAGGGACTGGTCATGGCGCGCACCATGCGTGATAAAGCGGCTGCGTGGGTAATGGAGAATGATGCTATGCCTAACCTGTTGGAATTTAGTGAATTGTTGGATTTCCCTGATAAGACCTGTGATAGCAGCAGTTGTAAAGCACAAAATAAACCCAGCGGGTCTTGTACGTGTACAGTGGGGGATTATGCAGTTCTATATCGTATTACCAGCACCACCAAACATATGGCTTACTTTATATATGCTCCCAACGGAGTAGCTAATGAGACGGACGCGATTGGTAGCGGGTTTTACGTCAATACCGCAGACGGACCACAAATACGCTTGACCTGTGTGGCTGATAAAAACTCTGCTTCAGCCCTTAAGACGTGCAAAACCTATTCCACCACGCGTTTGGTCAACAATGACGGAATAGATTGGTATAGCATGGAATAAAAGTAAATAGTATATAAGATATATAAAAAACCCCTGCTCGTGTGAGCAGGGGTTTTTAGCGTTCAGTTTCTAGTAGTAATAATTTTTTCGTCAGGCTCAATAACCGTGAGTTTTGTTTATATAAGTCGCGTCTGTCAGATATAAGAAAGCCCCTTCTTGCTTGCGCAATCGGGGCTTTCAATGCTTGAGATATAGATTTTATTTCAAGACTTTTTCTTCCGGTTGGATAGCGGCCAAGTGTTTGTACAAGTCGCGTCTCCAAGCATATTCGCTTTCGGCGCGCTTGATTAACTCTTGGGCTAAAGCCGGGTTATCGCGCATTAAGCCTTTGAAGCGGTTTTCACCACTCATGTAATCGGCTAACGGCAAGGTCGGCGCGGTAAGCGGGCTGTCCACCTTGAGAGGGTTTTTACCCTCGTAGCGCATTTCCGGATTGAAGCGGTACAAAATCCAGCGTCCGGCCTGTACGGCGCGTTTGGCTTCTCCCATACCTTTGGCCATATCAATGCCGTGGGCAATACAGTGAGAGTACGCAATGACCAAGGCCGGGCCGTCATAAGCATCAGCTTCGGCTAAGGCTTGGATGGCTTGGTTCATGTTGGCCCCCATAGCAATTTGCGCTACATAGATGTTTCCGTAGGTCATGGCAATCATACCGAGGTCTTTCTTCGGCATCGTTTTGCCACCCGCAGCGAACAAGGCTTTGGCGCCTAACGGAGTGGCTTTAGACATTTGACCGCCGGTGTTGGAATATACTTCGGTATCTAACACCAAAATCTTGATGTTTTTACCGGAAGCTAACACATGGTCCAAACCGCCGTAACCGATATCGTAAGCCCAACCGTCACCGCCCAAGATCCAGACGGATTTGCGGACGAGATAATCGGCAAAGCTCAAGAGGCGTTGGCCTTTTTCGCAGGTAGATTTAGAAAGAATTTCTTTCATTTGAGCAACGTTCTTGCGTTGTTCTTCTATTTCTGCGTCGGTTTTTTGTGCGTTGTTGATAATAGCATCTGCTAAAGCAATGTGTTCTTTCAAGCAGCAATTCTTGGTTTCTTCCACGAGGGCTAAGGCATCTTTGGTGAGTTGGTCATAGGCCACGCGAATACCTAAACCGAACTCTGCGTTGTCTTCGAACAAGGAGTTAGACCAGGCAGGGCCTTTACCGTCTTCGCGGGTGCAATACGGCGTAGTGGGCAAGTTACCACCATAAATGGAGGAACAGCCGGTTGCATTGGCTACCGCTAAACGATCGCCGAATAATTGGGTCAAGAGTTTTACATACGGCGTTTCACCGCAACCCGCACACGCACCGGAGAACTCAAACAACGGTTTTCTCATTTGAGAACCTTTGACAGATTCTTTTTTGGTTTTTACGTCGGCTTGTTTGAGGCCCAAGAAGAAAGCGAAATTATCAATTTCATTATCGCGTACTTCGAGTTGATGTACCATATTGATAGCTTTCTTTTCCGGGTTGGTTTTGTTCTTAGCCGGGCAGTTAAAGATACAGGCACCGCAACCGGTGCAGTCTTCTACTGCTACTTGTACGGTAAATTTCTTACCGGCCAAGTCGGCTTTACCGTCGACAGATTTAAAGGTTTTGGGAGCGTTTTTGAGCTCATCTGCTTCATAGGCTTTGATGCGGATTGCTGCGTGCGGGCAGACCATAGAGCAGAAACCACATTGGATACAAGTTTCCGGATCCCAGGCCGGTACTTGAATGGCGATATTGCGTTTTTCATATTGGGTGGTACCCGTGGGGAAAACGCCGCCTTCCGGCATCTTAGAGGTCGGCAAGCTGTCGCCGCGTCCGGCAATCATTTCGCCTAATACATCTTTTACAAAGGCAGGAGCATCAGCCGGTACAGGAGCCTTGGTGTGTTTGGTAGAGGTTACTTGAGCCGGATATTTGACTTCGTGTAATCCTGCCAAGGCGGCATCAACGGCTTTGTAGTTTTTCTGTACGATTTCTTCGCCTTTTTTGGAATAAGTTTTTTCAATGGCGTGCTTAATGTCGGCGATGGCTTTTTCCGTCGGGATTACACCGGCGATACCGAAGAATGCCGTTTGCATGATGGTGTTGGTGCGGCTACCCATGCCGGTGGCCAAAGCAATATCGGAAGCGTCAATGGTATAAACTTTGAGCTTTTTGTCGATAATTTGCTTTTGTACTTCGGCCGTTAAATGATTCCAAATTTCATCGGCAGCATACGGAGCGTTAATGAGCACCGTGGCTCCTTCTTTGGCTTTGCCGAGCACATCGTACTTGTCCAAGAAATCAAACATATGTACGCCGATAAAATCGGCCGCTTGAATTAAGTACGGAGCGCGGATGTAATTTTTACCAAAGCGAATATGAGAAGTGGTCATGGAGCCGGATTTCTTAGAGTCATACACAAAGTAACCTTGAGCAAAAAATCCGTTGGCGCTGATGATCTTCATGGTGTTTTTGTTGGCACCGACGGTACCGTCAGAACCTAAACCGAAGAACATAGCTTCAAATACATCTTCGTGCGTTTTGCCTTGCAAAGTGGTGGTCGGCAAAGATTTATGGGTCAAATCGTCTACGATTCCGACGGTAAAATCTTTTTTCGGTTCTTTCAGAGCCAGATTGTCATAAACGGCTTTTACATCGGCCGGTGTGAAATCTTTAGAACCGATACCATAACGTCCGCCAATGATAAGCGGGGTGGTCGCAAATTTGGCTTTTGCTTCATCGGTCAAGAAAGCCGCGCAAACATCTTGGAACAACGGCTCACCCA
This genomic stretch from Elusimicrobiaceae bacterium harbors:
- the nifJ gene encoding pyruvate:ferredoxin (flavodoxin) oxidoreductase — translated: MAKLVAMDGNAAVSHVAHATNEVIAIYPITPSSTMGEICDAKSAKGETNIWGNVPVVTEMQSEGGASGAVHGALTAGALTTTFTASQGLLLMIPNMYKIAGELTPTVFHVSARALATTALSIFGDHSDIMSVRQTGWAMLCSDNPQEAMDMALIAQSATLKARVPFVHFFDGFRTSHELNMVEPLTKEQMASMMDAKLIAQHKGRGLNPEHPTVRGTAANPDVYFQEREAVNKFYNAVPEIVKEKMAEFEKLTGRKYDLFQYVGDADAERLIVVMGSGADVAQIAAEALKGQKVGVLKVKLFRPFSIADFIRVIPNTVKKVAVLDRTKEPGSLGEPLFQDVCAAFLTDEAKAKFATTPLIIGGRYGIGSKDFTPADVKAVYDNLALKEPKKDFTVGIVDDLTHKSLPTTTLQGKTHEDVFEAMFFGLGSDGTVGANKNTMKIISANGFFAQGYFVYDSKKSGSMTTSHIRFGKNYIRAPYLIQAADFIGVHMFDFLDKYDVLGKAKEGATVLINAPYAADEIWNHLTAEVQKQIIDKKLKVYTIDASDIALATGMGSRTNTIMQTAFFGIAGVIPTEKAIADIKHAIEKTYSKKGEEIVQKNYKAVDAALAGLHEVKYPAQVTSTKHTKAPVPADAPAFVKDVLGEMIAGRGDSLPTSKMPEGGVFPTGTTQYEKRNIAIQVPAWDPETCIQCGFCSMVCPHAAIRIKAYEADELKNAPKTFKSVDGKADLAGKKFTVQVAVEDCTGCGACIFNCPAKNKTNPEKKAINMVHQLEVRDNEIDNFAFFLGLKQADVKTKKESVKGSQMRKPLFEFSGACAGCGETPYVKLLTQLFGDRLAVANATGCSSIYGGNLPTTPYCTREDGKGPAWSNSLFEDNAEFGLGIRVAYDQLTKDALALVEETKNCCLKEHIALADAIINNAQKTDAEIEEQRKNVAQMKEILSKSTCEKGQRLLSFADYLVRKSVWILGGDGWAYDIGYGGLDHVLASGKNIKILVLDTEVYSNTGGQMSKATPLGAKALFAAGGKTMPKKDLGMIAMTYGNIYVAQIAMGANMNQAIQALAEADAYDGPALVIAYSHCIAHGIDMAKGMGEAKRAVQAGRWILYRFNPEMRYEGKNPLKVDSPLTAPTLPLADYMSGENRFKGLMRDNPALAQELIKRAESEYAWRRDLYKHLAAIQPEEKVLK
- a CDS encoding prepilin-type N-terminal cleavage/methylation domain-containing protein, whose amino-acid sequence is MKNNKNGFTLIEILVAVLIMIILVTMAVPMYEKAIEKSRVAEVSTTLKKIGDSKLRIMDQMNLANFHGGASNDFNMKSLDVEMPTSNEFTYSLYPESYPNAVCAVRAKGEYQGTVFLYLGDAAADYCDCSTSHSSGSVCHEYCLRSTKVFCGGTHCEEYGMDNFSVGTCNTSN
- a CDS encoding ankyrin repeat domain-containing protein; this encodes MKKLIIFLLIILVSILAIGYRKAHQAQLGEELIAAAYEGDLIGVKNLLEEGAPLNYVLYFNDPARHYENMDFDPLQAAASSGNEKLISYLINQRLDVNIENSRQWTPLFIAVRDGHAESAARLIRAGADINHLTDTKTTALIMAILADFKTEKDRETLIKYLLKRGANPNLQTQWKTDALYYAVTELQSPAIVQLLLKYKANVCQTYEGKSAPEIAPAPMYDLLQDIYLKNCLAGNKNSY
- a CDS encoding prepilin-type N-terminal cleavage/methylation domain-containing protein; this translates as MNKKGFTLVEVLVVVVIIGILSAVALPQYRKVMEKASFTKAEVMAKSLYDSCERMVAEWGVEEWGDINSSARKLARLDIGENSLLPNGFSISGETITGAGFIYTLRNSGACYVTITKPSGDAYAGVSVGYNGASFSCSGNATACNVYGLD